One stretch of Streptomyces hygroscopicus DNA includes these proteins:
- a CDS encoding alcohol dehydrogenase: protein MTQQVRGVVAPGKGEKVRIETIVVPDAGPGEAVVRVQACGVCHTDLHYREGGINDEFPFLLGHEAAGIVESVGEGVTEVAPGDFVILNWRAVCHECRACRRGRPWYCFNTHNAKQPMTLTDGTALTPALGIGAFAEKTLVAAGQCTKVDPSASPAAAGLLGCGVMAGIGAALNTGNVQRGDSVAVIGCGGVGAASVAGARLAGAAKIIAVDLDERKLEWARSLGATHTLHAGSADVVEAIRELTDGNGADVVIEAVGRPETYQQAFYARDLAGTVVLVGVPTPEMKLELPLLDVFGRGGALKSSWYGDCLPSRDFPLLIDLYQQGRLDLDAFVSETIGLEDIEEAFAKMHRGEVLRSVVMF, encoded by the coding sequence ATGACTCAACAGGTACGCGGCGTGGTAGCCCCCGGCAAGGGCGAGAAGGTCAGGATCGAAACGATCGTGGTGCCGGACGCCGGCCCCGGCGAGGCGGTGGTGCGGGTCCAGGCGTGCGGCGTCTGCCACACCGATCTGCACTACCGGGAGGGCGGGATCAACGATGAGTTCCCCTTCCTGCTCGGCCATGAGGCGGCGGGCATCGTGGAGTCCGTGGGCGAGGGCGTCACGGAGGTGGCCCCTGGCGACTTCGTGATCCTCAACTGGCGGGCCGTCTGCCACGAGTGCCGGGCCTGCCGCCGCGGCCGTCCCTGGTACTGCTTCAACACCCACAACGCCAAGCAGCCCATGACGCTGACCGACGGCACCGCGCTGACCCCGGCGCTCGGCATCGGCGCGTTCGCCGAGAAGACGCTGGTGGCCGCCGGACAGTGCACCAAGGTCGACCCCTCGGCCTCGCCCGCCGCGGCCGGGCTGCTCGGCTGCGGCGTGATGGCCGGCATCGGCGCCGCGCTCAACACGGGCAATGTCCAGCGCGGCGACTCGGTCGCCGTGATCGGCTGCGGCGGTGTCGGCGCCGCCTCGGTCGCCGGGGCGCGGCTGGCCGGAGCCGCGAAGATCATCGCGGTGGATCTGGACGAGCGGAAGCTGGAGTGGGCCCGCTCGCTGGGCGCCACCCACACCCTCCACGCGGGCAGCGCCGATGTCGTCGAGGCCATCCGGGAACTGACCGACGGCAACGGCGCCGACGTCGTCATCGAGGCGGTGGGCCGCCCCGAGACGTACCAGCAGGCGTTCTACGCCCGCGATCTGGCCGGCACGGTCGTCCTGGTCGGCGTCCCCACCCCCGAGATGAAGCTGGAGCTGCCGCTCCTGGACGTCTTCGGGCGCGGCGGGGCGCTCAAGTCCTCCTGGTACGGGGACTGTCTGCCGTCCCGCGACTTCCCCCTGCTGATCGACCTCTACCAGCAGGGCCGCCTCGACCTGGACGCGTTCGTCAGCGAGACGATCGGGCTCGAGGACATCGAGGAGGCGTTCGCCAAGATGCACCGCGGTGAGGTGCTCCGCTCGGTGGTGATGTTCTGA
- a CDS encoding Zn-dependent hydrolase — translation MTPPPVRVDHLVTSGTFSLDGGTWEVDNNVWLIGDDHEVYVIDAAHDADAIADAIGDRRLLGIICTHGHDDHIDAAPALADRTGAPVLLHPEDEVLWRMRHPDRAPDKPLADGDVLTVAGTELRVLHTPGHSPGAVCLHAPALTTVFSGDTLFQGGPGATGRSYSSFPTIIESIRERLLTLPPETLVRTGHGDSTAIGDEAPHLDEWIARGH, via the coding sequence ATGACCCCTCCGCCCGTACGCGTCGACCACCTCGTCACCTCCGGCACCTTCTCGCTGGACGGCGGCACCTGGGAGGTGGACAACAACGTGTGGCTGATCGGCGACGACCACGAGGTGTACGTGATCGACGCCGCGCATGACGCCGACGCCATCGCGGACGCCATCGGCGACCGCCGGCTGCTCGGCATCATCTGCACCCACGGCCACGACGACCACATCGACGCGGCCCCGGCCCTCGCCGACCGCACCGGCGCGCCGGTCCTGCTGCACCCCGAGGACGAGGTGCTGTGGCGGATGCGCCACCCGGACCGTGCCCCGGACAAGCCGCTGGCCGACGGCGACGTCCTCACCGTCGCGGGGACCGAGCTGCGGGTGCTGCACACCCCCGGCCACTCCCCCGGTGCGGTCTGCCTGCACGCCCCGGCGCTGACCACGGTCTTCTCCGGGGACACCCTCTTCCAGGGCGGCCCCGGCGCGACCGGGCGCTCCTACTCGTCCTTCCCGACGATCATCGAGTCGATCCGGGAGCGGCTGCTGACGCTGCCCCCGGAGACGCTGGTCCGCACCGGCCACGGCGACTCCACGGCCATCGGGGACGAGGCCCCGCACCTCGACGAGTGGATCGCGCGGGGGCACTGA
- a CDS encoding peptidase, which produces MRPIASSPRKKTVRVAALVASAAMVVIGVQSGQASAQPERSREAGATALPLTATERATAIKAAQADASAQAESLGLGAKEKLLVRDVIKDADGTVHTRYERTYAGLPVLGGDLVVHEKTSGARSVNKATGARIAVKSTDAAVTPGAASGTALKAAPKATTGEKAKSPRKVVWAATGKPVLAWETVVTGTQADGTPSELHVVTDATTGAKLSQWEGVETGTGTSKYSGTVPLGTTKSGSTYSLTDSTRGNHKTYDLNQGSSGTGTLFTDADDVWGGGRQTAGVDAHYGAAETWDFYKEFLGRNGIKNNGVGSYSRVHYGNSYVNAFWQDSCFCMTYGDGSGNANALTAMDVAGHEMSHGVTAATANLNYAGEPGGLNEATSDIMATAVEFYSGNSADVGDYLIGEKININGDGTPLRYQDKPSKDGASKDYWSSTLGNIDVHYSSGPANHFFYLLSEGSGAKVINGVSYNSPTYDGSTVSGIGRDKAIKIWYRALTTYWTSTTKYAGARTGTLSAAADLYGSSSTEYKAVAAAWTAINVK; this is translated from the coding sequence GTGAGACCCATCGCTTCCTCCCCCCGTAAGAAGACCGTCCGCGTGGCGGCGCTCGTCGCCTCCGCCGCCATGGTCGTCATCGGTGTGCAGTCCGGCCAGGCCAGCGCCCAGCCGGAGCGCTCCCGCGAGGCGGGCGCCACGGCGCTTCCGCTGACCGCCACCGAGCGCGCCACCGCGATCAAGGCGGCCCAGGCCGACGCCTCCGCGCAGGCCGAGTCCCTCGGACTCGGGGCCAAGGAGAAGCTCCTCGTCCGCGACGTCATCAAGGACGCGGACGGAACCGTTCACACCCGCTACGAGCGCACCTACGCGGGGCTGCCGGTCCTCGGTGGCGACCTGGTCGTCCACGAGAAGACCAGCGGCGCGCGCTCGGTCAACAAGGCCACCGGCGCCCGGATAGCCGTCAAGAGCACCGACGCCGCCGTGACCCCCGGGGCCGCCTCCGGCACCGCGCTGAAGGCCGCGCCGAAGGCGACCACCGGCGAGAAGGCCAAGTCGCCGCGGAAGGTGGTCTGGGCGGCCACCGGCAAGCCCGTCCTGGCCTGGGAGACCGTCGTCACCGGGACGCAGGCCGACGGCACCCCGAGCGAGCTGCACGTCGTCACCGACGCCACCACGGGCGCGAAGCTGTCCCAGTGGGAGGGCGTCGAGACCGGCACCGGCACCAGCAAGTACAGCGGCACGGTGCCCCTGGGCACCACCAAGAGCGGCTCCACCTACAGCCTCACGGACTCCACCCGTGGCAACCACAAGACCTATGACCTGAACCAGGGCAGCTCGGGAACCGGCACCCTGTTCACCGACGCGGACGACGTATGGGGCGGCGGGCGCCAGACCGCCGGCGTCGACGCGCACTACGGCGCGGCCGAGACCTGGGACTTCTACAAGGAGTTCCTGGGCCGCAACGGCATCAAGAACAACGGCGTGGGCTCGTACTCCCGCGTCCACTACGGCAACAGCTACGTGAACGCCTTCTGGCAGGACTCCTGCTTCTGCATGACCTACGGCGACGGCTCGGGCAACGCCAACGCGCTGACCGCGATGGACGTGGCCGGCCACGAGATGAGCCACGGCGTGACCGCGGCCACCGCCAACCTCAACTACGCCGGTGAGCCCGGCGGTCTCAACGAGGCCACCTCCGACATCATGGCCACCGCGGTGGAGTTCTACTCGGGCAACTCCGCGGACGTCGGTGACTACCTCATCGGCGAGAAGATCAACATCAATGGCGACGGCACCCCGCTGCGCTACCAGGACAAGCCCAGCAAGGACGGCGCGTCCAAGGACTACTGGTCCTCGACGCTCGGCAACATCGACGTCCACTACTCCTCCGGTCCCGCCAACCACTTCTTCTACCTGCTGTCCGAGGGCAGCGGCGCGAAGGTCATCAACGGCGTGAGCTACAACAGCCCGACCTACGACGGTTCGACCGTCAGCGGGATCGGCCGGGACAAGGCCATCAAGATCTGGTACCGGGCCCTGACCACGTACTGGACCTCGACGACCAAGTACGCGGGCGCCCGCACCGGCACTCTCAGTGCCGCGGCCGACCTCTACGGCTCCAGCTCCACCGAGTACAAGGCGGTCGCCGCCGCCTGGACCGCGATCAACGTGAAGTAA